A single region of the Plantactinospora soyae genome encodes:
- a CDS encoding GNAT family N-acetyltransferase produces MANTITIHALSSMPAEHIRPWRTVLAASLAHDLLGQPLPTLEQVHTPGTTTGLDSRRLFWRAAEPDGTVNGVAALRLFTPQGQETLAEMELHVHLDRRRRDVGSRLLAQAVLAARVENRRSLIISVADIGPGIAFCAVRDFQRVLTLRHLLIGSSEVDETGAATDRPHPRRRDGHRPARPQRRGPVARPARVTRRRPDPGLHGERDRNRTGPPTSRRRRHHHAVDLVERPPTTSRPKARS; encoded by the coding sequence TTGGCAAACACGATCACCATCCACGCGCTGTCCTCGATGCCGGCCGAGCACATTCGGCCCTGGCGCACCGTCCTGGCCGCGTCGCTGGCGCACGACCTGCTCGGCCAGCCGCTGCCCACGCTGGAGCAGGTGCACACCCCGGGCACCACGACGGGTTTGGACAGCCGCCGACTGTTCTGGCGGGCCGCCGAACCCGACGGCACGGTCAACGGTGTCGCCGCGCTGCGGCTGTTCACCCCCCAGGGACAGGAGACTCTGGCCGAGATGGAGCTGCACGTCCACCTTGACCGGCGCCGCCGTGACGTCGGCTCGCGACTGCTGGCACAGGCCGTCCTCGCCGCCCGGGTGGAGAACCGGCGCAGCCTGATAATCAGTGTCGCCGACATCGGACCAGGGATCGCCTTCTGTGCCGTACGGGACTTCCAACGGGTCCTGACCCTGCGGCACCTGCTGATCGGTTCGTCCGAGGTGGACGAGACTGGGGCCGCCACCGACCGCCCTCACCCACGCCGACGTGATGGACATCGTCCTGCTCGCCCGCAGCGCCGAGGTCCTGTCGCCCGACCAGCGCGAGTAACACGCCGCCGGCCTGATCCTGGCCTACACGGTGAGCGGGATCGAAACCGAACAGGACCGCCTACAAGCCGCAGGCGCCGACATCACCACGCCGTCGATCTCGTCGAGCGTCCCCCTACGACGAGCCGGCCGAAGGCCCGAAGCTGA